CTGAGTGGAAGGGCCATCGCTCAAAGGATAAAAGGTACCCCGGGGATAACAGGCTGATCTCCCCCAAGAGCTCACATCGACGGGGAGGTTTGGCACCTCGATGTCGGCTCATCGCATCCTGGGGCTGGAGCAGGTCCCAAGGGTATGGCTGTTCGCCATTTAAAGCGGTACGCGAGCTGGGTTCAGAACGTCGTGAGACAGTTCGGTCCCTATCTTCCGTGGGCGCAGGAGCGTTGAGGAGAGCTGACCCTAGTACGAGAGGACCGGGTTGGACGAACCACTGGTGTACCGGTTGTCCCGCCAGGGGCACCGCCGGGTAGCTATGTTCGGATGAGATAACCGCTGAAAGCATCTAAGCGGGAAGCCAACTCCAAGATGAACGCTCCCTGAAGGTCCGTCGAAGACTACGACGTTGATAGGCCGGAGGTGTAAGTGCAGCAATGCATTTAGCTGACCGGTACTAATAGACCGTTTGACTTGCTTTTTTCTACGCGTGCTGCCGCCTTGTTGAGTGTTGCACGAGGCTGTGGGCAAAATTGGGCAGACTGCTGAATGAACACCTAAAAACTAAAAGTTAAAAACTAAAAACTCGGGTGAACTGCTTCGCAGTCAATTATTTAGAAATAAAAGAGCGAAGCGATTTTCCTAAACTTTTAGTTGTTAGTTGTTAGTTTTTAGTTGAAAAATACTGTTTCCTCGAGCCACTTGGAAACAAAGAGGTGAAAGCCAACTTCACGAAGTTGTCTTTCACCTCTTTGTCCGGTGCCTACAGCGAGGGGGTCATACCCAGCTCCATCCCGAACCTGGAAGTCAAGCCCCTCTGCGCTGATAATACTGCACCCCTCGGGTGTGGGAAGGTAGGTCGGTGCCGGGCTGGAGGTTTCTTCTCTTCTTCAATCTTTCTAACTGCTGCAAAAAAAGAATAAACAATAAATTGACACTTTCTTCTAAAAATATAGATATTTCTTATAGATAACGAATGGTTCGCATAAGACAAAAATATAATTAAAAATTATCCGTTTACTTTTCGTTAATCTAAGTTCCATTTAAAGATAATACACATATAATTGTCGTTAATACAGTACTACAAGACTGTAAGTATGGGAAACCATAGAAACAAGAAGGAGTGAGAATGAAAAAGTTGATTGCGATGTCCACAGCGGCAGCAATTGCGGCAACAATGTCCTTTGCAGCGTCCGACGATGATCTTCGAGCAGAACTCGAAGCACTAAAAAAAGAAGTTCAGGCACTGAAAAAGCAGACGAAAGGTTTGAAAGCCAAGAGGCTGAAGAAGCAGATCAGCGAGCTTAAATCTGCAGCCTTGAACGACAACATCAAATGGAATGTGGATTTCCGAAGTGCTTTCGATTACATCCACTATGAATATAATGACGGAAGTTCTGATGCGAATCAGATCTTTACCAATCGTCTCTGGCTTGGAATGAAGTATGCACCGACACAGAATCTGTCGTTTATAGGAACATTGAGTTACTATAAAATGTATGGACAATTGCCAAGTCCCGCTATGGGATTCAACTATTTCGACTGGGTTGTCAATGAAACTCCCAATGATGGCACGGTTCGTGTCAAAGAGGCGTATTTCATCTACTTTGGGGATAAATTGTTTGGTGCCAATGTACCCTGGACCGCCAGTATAGGACGCCGACCTGCTACAGATGGTTTGCTGGTGAATTATCGTGAAGACCAAAACCCCAAATCTCCGATTGGACACATTATCAATACTGAATTTGACGGTGCCAGTTTCAAGTTCGATCTGAGCAATGTTACCGATATTCCTGGTATGTATTTCAAGCTCTGTATGGGACGCGGTATGACCAATGCCAACTCTCGATACGCCGTTCAGGTCGATGGAGTTAACTATACAAAGCTTGACGGCTGGGATCATACTGATCTGGCCGGTTTTATATTTGTTCCTTATGATGACGGGCAATATTCTGTGCATACAACATGGTTTAGAGCTTTCAATTTGCCAGGAATGTATGGAACAGAGTATTACTACAATGGCCTGACAGGAGCACCCATTGGTCCGAATCCTCAAACGATGGAGTTTAAGCAGGGTGGTGATATGGATGGAGCTGCGATAAGCCTGCTTGCCGAAGGTATCGGGGATGGCATCAACGACTTTCTGGATGAAACGAATTTCTTTGTGAGTTTTGCCTGGAGCAAAACGCGACCAGGAGGATCACACAACGCTAGCATGATCGATGTAACCGGCACAAATCCGACGATGGATACATTGGTTGATAATGCCATGCTCGGCAGTAATGACAATGAGACAGGAAATTCTATTTACGTAGGTACCAATTTCCCGGTGATGTTTATAGACGGTGGACGAATCGGGCTGGAATATAACCACGGAAGCGAATACTGGAGAAGCTTTACCTATGCGGAAGATACGCTTGCAGGAAGCAAACTTGCTACACGCGGTGACGCTTACGAAATCTGGTATAACCAGGAGCTGATTGGAAAGACACTGACGGCACAAGTGCGATATACTTATATGGATTACGACTATACAGGCAGCCAGGGCTTCTTCGGGGAAGCGGGGGCACCGATAGACCAAAGCGATGCTGAAGCGATGGGCATGGTTTCCGTTGAAAAAGCGCAAGATCTTCGAGTATACGTTCGCTATCGTTACTAAAAGACCTCTTTGTGTCACTGCGCCCCTTTTCAGGGGGCGCTCTCTTCCATAAACGAAATCTACAGAGTGCTTCTTGACTCTTTAAAGTACCTGTCTGAGTAAATTTTCAACGATATTTTTGTAGTAGGTTTTCAGCTTTTCATCTCCCATTGCTACCGAGGGTGTGCCTTCATCGGATTGCTGGCGAATTTGCATATCCAGAGGGATTTGTCCAAGAAAAGGGATATTGTATCGGCGTGCCGTCTCTTCTCCACCGCCTGATCCAAAGATATCGTAGCGGTTGCCCGTGTC
This genomic interval from Hydrogenimonas urashimensis contains the following:
- a CDS encoding DUF3373 family protein, producing MKKLIAMSTAAAIAATMSFAASDDDLRAELEALKKEVQALKKQTKGLKAKRLKKQISELKSAALNDNIKWNVDFRSAFDYIHYEYNDGSSDANQIFTNRLWLGMKYAPTQNLSFIGTLSYYKMYGQLPSPAMGFNYFDWVVNETPNDGTVRVKEAYFIYFGDKLFGANVPWTASIGRRPATDGLLVNYREDQNPKSPIGHIINTEFDGASFKFDLSNVTDIPGMYFKLCMGRGMTNANSRYAVQVDGVNYTKLDGWDHTDLAGFIFVPYDDGQYSVHTTWFRAFNLPGMYGTEYYYNGLTGAPIGPNPQTMEFKQGGDMDGAAISLLAEGIGDGINDFLDETNFFVSFAWSKTRPGGSHNASMIDVTGTNPTMDTLVDNAMLGSNDNETGNSIYVGTNFPVMFIDGGRIGLEYNHGSEYWRSFTYAEDTLAGSKLATRGDAYEIWYNQELIGKTLTAQVRYTYMDYDYTGSQGFFGEAGAPIDQSDAEAMGMVSVEKAQDLRVYVRYRY